The following proteins are encoded in a genomic region of Brachypodium distachyon strain Bd21 chromosome 1, Brachypodium_distachyon_v3.0, whole genome shotgun sequence:
- the LOC100837925 gene encoding putative E3 ubiquitin-protein ligase SINA-like 9, translating into MAKFSFDDADEDPPAAAAAGAGGDKRKREGSAAADGADGGGPPPTSKARNSAVVGGERDGRAVVGASCCERRVDGDGEPGTGGISMRIDTDLLDCSICFEPLSPPLYQCQNGHVACFSCWSRLSNKCHVCSHDAIFARNIALEKIVESIKSSCAYAKWGCSKLVSYAQRSVHEEACLFAPSTCPIPGCGYRGFTGCWSGHFLVDHSADCLHFTYGQSFEVNLAVSLPFLVLLGEDDHLFLLLNKNMMPFGHAFTVVCLRNGNLNWNFSYEIEAASRGNPGNCLRLKASVTNTKEWGGLHPAEAFLLVPYAFCSSANQTLSVSVARSASV; encoded by the exons ATGGCCAAGTTCTCCttcgacgacgccgacgaagACCCtccggctgccgccgctgccggtgcCGGGGGCGACAAGAGGAAACGTGAAGGAAGCGCTGCTGCCGACGGCGCGGACGGCGGAGGACCACCCCCGACCTCCAAGGCCCGGAATTCCGCGGTcgtgggcggcgagcgcgatgGGCGGGCGGTGGTCGGGGCCAGCTGCTGCGAGCGGAGGGTGGACGGAGACGGAGAACCCGGAACCGGAGGGATCAGCATGCGGATCGACACGGACTTGCTCGACTGCTCCATCTGCTTCGAGCCCCTCTCTCCTCCCCTCTACCAG TGCCAAAATGGCCACGTAGCATGCTTTTCCTGCTGGTCCAGGCTCAGCAATAAGTGTCATGTTTGTTCTCATGATGCCATCTTTGCACGAAACATTGCATTGGAGAAGATTGTCGAGTCAATCAAGTCCTCCTGCGCATATGCCAAGTGGGGTTGTTCCAAGTTGGTTAGCTATGCACAAAGAAGTGTGCACGAAGAAGCTTGCCTCTTTGCTCCTTCGACGTGCCCTATTCCTGGGTGTGGATATAGAGGCTTCACAGGATGTTGGTCAGGACATTTCCTTGTTGACCATAGTGCTGACTGCTTGCATTTCACCTATGGCCAGTCGTTTGAAGTAAATTTGGCGGTGTCCCTTCCTTTCCTAGTTCTTCTTGGAGAGGACGAtcacctcttcctcctcctaaaCAAGAACATGATGCCCTTTGGGCATGCATTCACAGTGGTTTGCCTCAGGAATGGCAATCTGAATTGGAATTTCTCGTACGAAATCGAAGCAGCTAGCAGGGGAAACCCTGGAAACTGCCTGAGACTGAAGGCCTCTGTTACGAATACGAAGGAGTGGGGAGGTCTGCACCCTGCAGAAGCGTTTCTTTTGGTTCCATACGCCTTCTGCAGTTCAGCTAACCAAACACTCAGTGTCTCCGTTGCGAGGTCTGCTTCTGTATGA
- the LOC100832837 gene encoding protein PAIR1: MKLKINKACDLGSISVLPPRRTGGSGGGGGGGGGMAASASAAASQQQQRSQTMSQQSFSQSVGASFSQGGGASFSQGGGASFSQGVGGGSASFSQRGGGASFSQGGGASFSQGVGGGSAPFSQGGSGGGGGGGGGASFSQGGGGSGGASFSQAGGGAALLHSQSQLSQASLDENLLSLHHPSPARDQRFGLHDDSSKRMPSFPANSASCVRDESQLQLAKVPSNSIHRWNPSLPDSRCQVSNEDVERKFQHLASSVHKMGMVLDSVQNDVMQTNRAMKEALLDSGSIQKKIGLLENSVQQILKGQDGLKALLEGCSKREDDLKALVEGITKGQDDLRALLEGSTKSNSDELSVLNSHTSKLNEISTVLSILPKQVQADLSQLKGDIFRIFTKEMEGIVRAIRSLNGRPVMMQTLADQSCTVNGKPEMNQTPVANGSPPMNQRPVADGRPQMKQTPVANGRPHVNQTPVANGSPLMNQRPVANGRRQMKQTPVANGRPQMNQIPEANGRLVVNQIPVTKVLPAPLVNQRKVGQLKPKVEQGKVKAFAQKLVGPGYCRLAPKQEEAPIQKINLQVPIKKAPVSITIDSDDDSASCIILNTGTGANVGELPREEATSEEALQILRRARKRRRREMHSIVLI; encoded by the exons ATGAAGCTTAAGATCAACAAGGCGTGCGACCTCGGCTCCATCTCCGTCCTCCCTCCCCG GAGGACaggagggagcggcggcggcggcggcggcggcggcgggatggcCGCGTCTGCttccgcggcggcgtcgcagcagcagcagcggtcCCAGACCATGTCGCAGCAGTCCTTCTCGCAGAGCGTCGGCGCGTCCTTCTCGCAGGGCGGAGGCGCGTCGTTCTCGCAGGGCGGAGGCGCGTCGTTCTCGCAGGGTGTAGGCGGCGGAAGCGCGTCCTTCTCTcagcgaggcggaggcgcgtcCTTCTCGCAGGGCGGAGGCGCTTCGTTCTCCCAGGGTGTAGGCGGCGGAAGCGCGCCCTTCTCTCagggcggcagcggtggcggcggcggcggaggaggaggcgcgtcGTTCTCTCAGGGTGGgggcggcagcggaggcgcGTCGTTCTCTCAggctggtggcggcgcggcgctcttGCACTCGCAGTCGCAGCTCTCGCAGGCCTCTCTCGACGAGAACCTCCTCAGCCTCCACCATCCCTCCCCCGCGCGCGATCAG AGATTTGGTTTGCACGATGACTCGTCGAAGAGGATGCCTTCATTTCCTGCCAATTCAGCTTCATGTGTGCGAGATGAATCTCAGCTGCAACTGGCAAAAGTACCAAGCAACTCTATTCACCGGTGGAACCCCTCTCTTCCAGATAGCAGAT GTCAGGTTTCTAATGAGGATGTTGAGCGCAAATTTCAGCATTTGGCAAGTTCAGTACATAAGATGGGAATGGTATTAGATTCGGTGCAAAATGATGTTATGCAAACAAACAGAGCCATGAAGGAGGCATTACTAGACT CTGGTAGCATACAGAAAAAGATTGGACTCCTAGAGAACTCTGTTCAGCAAATT CTTAAGGGTCAAGATGGTCTCAAAGCACTCCTCGAAGGCTGCTCAAAGAGAGAAGATGATCTCAAAGCACTCGTTGAAGGCATCACAAAGGGACAAGATGATCTCAGAGCACTCCTTGAAGGCAGCACAAAAAGCAATTCTGACGAGCTGAGTGTTTTGAACTCTCACACCAGCAAACTGAATGAGATATCCACAGTACTTTCGATCTTGCCAAAGCAAGTTCAAGCAGATTTAAGTCAACTGAAGGGTGACATCTTCAGGATTTTTACAAAGGAGATGGAG GGGATTGTTAGAGCTATCAGATCTCTCAATGGTAGGCCTGTTATGATGCAAACACTGGCA GACCAGAGCTGCACAGTCAATGGAAAACCTGAGATGAACCAAACACCAGTAGCAAATGGAAGCCCCCCGATGAACCAAAGACCAGTAGCAGATGGAAGGCCACAGATGAAGCAAACACCAGTAGCAAATGGAAGGCCCCATGTGAACCAAACACCAGTAGCAAATGGAAGCCCCCTGATGAACCAAAGACCAGTAGCAAATGGAAGGCGACAGATGAAACAAACACCAGTTGCAAATGGAAGGCCACAGATGAACCAAATACCAGAAGCAAATGGAAGACTTGTGGTAAACCAAATACCAGTAACAAAAGT CCTTCCTGCACCTTTGGTTAATCAAAGGAAGGTGGGACAACTGAAACCAAAGGTAGAACAGGGAAAGGTAAAAGCATTTGCACAAAAATTGGTTGGCCCAGGCTACTGCAGGCTGGCACCTAAGCAGGAAGAGGCGCCAATTCAGAAGATCAATCTGCAAGTACCAATTAAGAAG GCACCGGTCAGCATAACCATCGACTCGGACGACGACAGCGCTTCCTGCATAATTCTGAACACGGGAACAG GTGCAAATGTGGGTGAGTTGCcgagggaggaggcgacgaGCGAGGAGGCGCTGCAGATCCTGAGGagggcgaggaagaggaggaggagggagatgcaCTCCATCGTGCTCATCTAA